A genomic window from Nocardioides rotundus includes:
- a CDS encoding SemiSWEET family transporter — translation MRPLAVGRASSHGTSASRLELLVLTTVLAVAAASWGVVMALAPLLQLRRMLRRRSSEDVSIGYLVLLLPGFCLWVSYGIASGDIALVIPNTVAAVIAGGTIAVAVRLRHGAADDVPRESPS, via the coding sequence GTGCGCCCCCTTGCGGTTGGGAGGGCGTCGTCCCACGGCACGAGCGCTTCACGATTGGAGTTACTCGTGCTCACTACGGTTCTCGCTGTCGCGGCCGCTTCTTGGGGTGTGGTGATGGCGCTCGCCCCGTTGCTGCAACTGCGCCGGATGTTGCGTCGGCGTTCCTCAGAGGACGTGTCCATCGGCTACCTGGTGCTTCTGCTGCCGGGCTTCTGCCTGTGGGTCAGCTACGGGATTGCTTCCGGTGACATCGCCCTGGTCATCCCCAACACGGTGGCAGCAGTCATTGCTGGCGGGACCATCGCTGTCGCGGTAAGGCTGCGTCACGGTGCGGCCGACGACGTCCCGAGAGAATCACCGAGCTGA
- a CDS encoding helix-turn-helix domain-containing protein — protein sequence MNDLRGPGRCVPQAQAYLASGFSPVVARTESVYRRREPIAHDCVQLIFVRAGSAWLFSAFGERPVRVGDVVLLAANTLCGAEPEEWLTATTLYLNRDYVVDQVFWQHAAILADRLEAKDFLAAHYAEPAQILRLGEHRAGCLMPWLDELGRLSLDGPTPERFYRMQALLFAVLDVVSPFVATTTVRRSLTQRKASWPGTPALRRLAPLRIEARTVADLLREEPARRWALSELADAVHLSPSQLGRVFVDAYGKTPLTYLTTLRAEQLARLLRETDLPIEQAMREVGWHSRGHAARLFRQAVGITPSRYRERSRHSAEPPAASPARN from the coding sequence ATGAACGATCTGCGAGGTCCTGGTAGGTGTGTGCCACAGGCGCAGGCCTATCTTGCCAGCGGATTCTCGCCGGTAGTGGCGCGCACCGAGAGCGTGTACCGGCGGCGTGAACCGATCGCCCACGACTGCGTGCAGCTGATCTTCGTGCGGGCCGGATCGGCCTGGCTGTTCAGTGCGTTCGGAGAACGCCCCGTCCGGGTCGGGGACGTGGTGCTGCTGGCGGCCAACACCCTGTGCGGCGCCGAACCCGAGGAATGGCTCACGGCCACGACCCTGTACCTGAATCGGGACTACGTGGTGGACCAGGTGTTCTGGCAGCACGCCGCAATCCTGGCCGACCGGCTGGAGGCCAAGGACTTCCTTGCCGCCCACTACGCCGAACCCGCCCAGATCCTGCGACTGGGCGAGCACCGCGCCGGATGCCTGATGCCGTGGCTAGACGAACTCGGACGGCTCAGCCTTGACGGGCCGACCCCGGAGCGGTTCTACCGGATGCAGGCGCTGCTGTTCGCCGTGCTTGATGTCGTCTCTCCCTTCGTGGCGACCACAACGGTGCGCCGGTCCCTGACCCAGCGCAAGGCCAGCTGGCCCGGGACCCCGGCCCTGCGGCGGCTCGCACCGTTGCGGATCGAGGCCCGGACTGTGGCCGACCTGCTGCGCGAGGAGCCAGCACGGCGCTGGGCGCTGTCTGAGCTGGCCGACGCCGTGCACCTCTCGCCGTCTCAACTCGGTCGGGTCTTCGTCGACGCCTACGGCAAGACGCCGCTGACGTACTTGACGACGCTGCGCGCCGAGCAGCTGGCCCGCCTGTTGCGCGAGACCGACCTGCCGATCGAGCAGGCGATGCGCGAAGTCGGTTGGCACAGCCGCGGCCACGCGGCCCGCCTGTTCCGGCAGGCCGTCGGCATCACCCCCAGCCGCTACCGCGAACGCAGCCGACACTCGGCGGAACCACCCGCCGCCAGTCCTGCCCGGAATTGA
- a CDS encoding methyltransferase: MSVDDGEHNHRPWTPDEFAAAIDGLDSILIRTAATLGISDHILAGRDNVELLSETLGCDPEAFSRLLRYLCSRGVYREVEGGRLALREYGMLLLDSHPGGLRRWLTTTGPGGRLDAALYAMNEAIRDGVASYPRVHGRGFYEHAAIPSENGRTFHELRADHAKSIAEQLASLPVWNQINHVVDVGGGEGVLLAAILGAHPHLRGTVIDLETAIEGAYSRLRIAGVLARCELHAGSFFERLPAPADIYMLSNVLHNWDDSAARQILRRCRETQSCLLIVEALVDRIDPRVATSMDLRMLAFCGGKERTRDEFEALLHGQGFKVSSVTAVNSELFAIFATPV; the protein is encoded by the coding sequence GTGTCAGTTGACGATGGCGAGCATAACCACAGGCCCTGGACGCCGGACGAGTTTGCGGCCGCGATAGACGGCCTGGATTCGATACTGATCAGGACAGCTGCCACGCTTGGCATCTCGGACCACATCTTGGCCGGCCGGGATAATGTCGAGTTACTGTCGGAGACGCTCGGATGCGATCCAGAAGCTTTTAGTAGGCTATTGCGATATCTCTGTTCGCGCGGGGTGTATAGGGAAGTTGAAGGTGGCCGACTAGCGCTCCGGGAGTATGGAATGCTGCTGCTGGATTCGCATCCAGGTGGTCTCCGACGGTGGCTCACGACCACTGGACCTGGCGGACGTCTGGACGCCGCGTTATACGCGATGAATGAAGCGATTCGTGACGGTGTAGCGAGTTACCCAAGAGTTCACGGGAGGGGGTTCTATGAACACGCCGCGATACCGTCTGAAAATGGGAGGACCTTCCATGAGCTTCGCGCAGATCACGCTAAGAGTATTGCGGAACAACTCGCTTCTCTTCCGGTGTGGAATCAGATTAATCACGTGGTTGACGTGGGTGGCGGGGAGGGGGTTCTCCTTGCCGCGATCCTAGGTGCGCATCCTCATCTTCGCGGGACGGTGATCGACTTGGAAACCGCCATTGAGGGAGCTTACAGTCGCTTGCGAATAGCTGGCGTACTTGCCCGCTGTGAATTGCATGCGGGGTCATTCTTTGAGCGATTGCCGGCACCTGCGGATATATACATGCTTTCGAATGTTCTGCACAACTGGGACGACAGCGCGGCCCGTCAAATTTTGCGCAGGTGTAGAGAGACGCAAAGTTGCCTGCTTATTGTCGAGGCTCTTGTTGACCGCATTGACCCGAGGGTTGCAACATCGATGGACTTGAGAATGCTGGCGTTCTGTGGGGGCAAGGAAAGAACGCGAGATGAATTCGAAGCGTTGCTCCACGGTCAGGGGTTCAAGGTGTCTAGTGTCACCGCAGTCAACAGTGAGCTGTTCGCAATCTTTGCCACTCCGGTCTAG
- a CDS encoding ABC transporter ATP-binding protein — MTLIKEQQRRFVAAAVLVIVGTVAALLQPLIAGDVIKAVEQRASVWPSVWALLAIFAVQVIAETSGRYLLEVIGERAAASLRRRAVERAIQARLSTLTPYRSGDIVSRVVNDPASLQYAVAHGYLDLVIGALTLVGAAVLMAAISPLLLTTVLVIIVVAGLGAAVFLSKLQDVANEKQRALATLTADFEGVLTALRTVKVSNAERRECQRLGSSIEKVLGAARKGAALTAAATPAVHIAATGALIAVVVIGGTQVAGGSLSIADLVSALLYSTYLVVPLGSIIEGYASIATGRASFQRLDEIFNLEEEQNERDAAAVSVAHDQATDVKYPVVFQDVHFSYGATQQPVLKGASFKVGKGARCLIVGRSGVGKSTILNLISGLYAPDKGNVSVLGLNLPFAQVKHLRSRIALLEQTSPVLHGSARDAVAYANPEVSDALILDVLAGVGLATLFPDQVSLNRQLGDMGATLSGGERQRIALARALITEPELLLLDEPTSNLDTNSFESVMKSIADLSVDVTVVMVSHDYRLLAWADTVFEMREGEVLEVSEEEVDWRGRGSVS; from the coding sequence ATGACACTTATCAAGGAGCAGCAAAGGCGGTTCGTCGCCGCGGCTGTCTTGGTCATAGTCGGCACGGTCGCCGCACTGTTGCAGCCACTTATCGCAGGGGACGTCATTAAGGCCGTCGAGCAGCGCGCCAGTGTCTGGCCATCGGTTTGGGCCTTGCTGGCGATCTTTGCTGTACAAGTGATCGCTGAGACGTCAGGGCGATACTTGTTGGAAGTGATTGGTGAACGTGCCGCCGCTTCGCTTAGGCGGCGAGCTGTCGAGCGCGCCATACAGGCCCGCCTTAGCACTCTGACGCCCTACAGGTCGGGCGACATCGTCTCTCGGGTGGTGAATGACCCTGCGTCTTTACAATATGCTGTCGCCCACGGATACCTAGATCTCGTCATCGGCGCGCTGACACTCGTTGGCGCCGCAGTGCTTATGGCGGCAATAAGTCCCTTGCTGCTCACCACGGTCTTGGTGATCATTGTCGTCGCCGGCCTAGGTGCCGCCGTCTTCCTATCAAAGCTCCAGGATGTAGCGAACGAGAAGCAACGCGCGCTTGCGACTCTGACAGCAGATTTCGAAGGCGTCCTGACCGCGCTCCGCACTGTAAAGGTATCGAATGCTGAACGTCGCGAGTGTCAACGATTGGGGTCATCTATAGAGAAGGTCTTAGGCGCGGCTCGTAAGGGTGCCGCGTTGACGGCGGCGGCGACTCCGGCGGTGCACATTGCCGCCACGGGGGCACTTATTGCGGTGGTCGTTATAGGGGGAACACAAGTTGCGGGCGGGAGCCTGAGCATAGCGGACTTGGTTTCGGCGCTTCTCTACTCTACTTATCTGGTCGTTCCTCTGGGCAGTATCATCGAGGGATACGCTTCCATCGCCACGGGGCGCGCTTCCTTCCAGCGGCTAGACGAGATCTTCAATCTTGAAGAAGAGCAAAACGAGCGAGACGCCGCAGCCGTCTCGGTAGCGCACGATCAGGCCACTGATGTCAAATATCCGGTTGTGTTTCAAGACGTTCACTTTTCATATGGGGCAACTCAGCAGCCGGTGCTCAAGGGAGCCTCCTTCAAGGTTGGCAAGGGTGCGCGTTGTCTAATTGTGGGTCGGTCCGGAGTAGGCAAGTCCACCATTCTGAACTTGATCAGCGGACTCTACGCGCCCGACAAAGGGAACGTCTCCGTACTTGGGCTGAATCTGCCGTTCGCGCAGGTAAAGCACCTGAGGTCAAGAATCGCCTTACTTGAGCAAACCTCCCCCGTGTTGCACGGCAGCGCTCGGGACGCGGTTGCGTACGCAAATCCAGAGGTGTCAGACGCGCTTATCCTCGACGTCCTGGCTGGCGTCGGCCTTGCCACATTGTTCCCCGACCAGGTGTCGCTAAACCGCCAACTTGGTGACATGGGTGCGACACTATCCGGTGGCGAGCGCCAGCGTATCGCGCTGGCTCGCGCTTTGATTACCGAGCCAGAACTCCTGTTGTTGGATGAGCCGACATCAAACTTGGACACCAATTCCTTTGAGAGTGTGATGAAGTCTATTGCGGATCTATCAGTAGATGTAACTGTCGTGATGGTGTCTCACGATTACCGTCTACTGGCCTGGGCCGACACCGTATTTGAGATGCGTGAAGGAGAGGTGCTTGAGGTGAGTGAGGAAGAGGTCGATTGGAGGGGACGTGGGAGTGTCAGTTGA
- a CDS encoding lasso peptide biosynthesis B2 protein, protein MSVSMSMPSPNSAHRMSVFDARRGAIALAFLLARLKPHRLAVVLRFLSRGARPAHLDAATTLHELIVSTSPKCAGWRGCLPRSIAIAMLCRCRGTWPTWCAGVRRTPPFAAHAWVECQSQVVGECLPPSAYAPLIRIEAPVGGRTQP, encoded by the coding sequence ATGAGCGTCAGTATGTCTATGCCCTCCCCAAATAGCGCCCATCGAATGAGTGTGTTCGACGCGCGGCGAGGTGCTATCGCTTTGGCGTTCCTGCTAGCTCGACTCAAACCCCACAGACTAGCAGTAGTCCTTCGATTTCTTAGCCGTGGTGCGCGGCCTGCCCATCTCGATGCCGCTACGACGCTACACGAGTTAATCGTCTCAACGAGTCCGAAGTGCGCGGGTTGGCGTGGTTGCCTTCCCCGTTCCATCGCAATTGCGATGCTTTGCCGATGCCGCGGCACGTGGCCCACCTGGTGCGCCGGGGTGAGGCGCACGCCTCCCTTCGCAGCGCACGCCTGGGTCGAATGCCAGTCCCAAGTGGTAGGTGAGTGTCTGCCCCCCTCCGCTTACGCTCCGCTGATACGAATAGAAGCGCCAGTTGGCGGTCGGACACAGCCGTGA
- a CDS encoding lasso peptide biosynthesis PqqD family chaperone — MHRGMAPRAQAKERLTMRFCLQSDISFSETDYGSVILNTRTGRYFQLNAVATRMLQLLNEGLSRDEVVDALIESYDVDRERASSDLTALIQQGLAADILKKREP, encoded by the coding sequence ATGCACAGAGGTATGGCTCCGCGGGCGCAAGCGAAAGAACGGCTCACGATGAGATTCTGTTTGCAGTCAGATATATCATTCTCTGAAACCGACTACGGTTCGGTAATTCTCAACACCCGTACTGGTCGCTACTTTCAACTCAATGCCGTCGCGACGAGAATGCTTCAGCTGTTAAACGAGGGATTGTCCAGGGACGAAGTTGTAGATGCGTTGATCGAGAGTTATGACGTAGACCGGGAGCGAGCCTCAAGCGACCTCACCGCACTCATCCAGCAAGGACTAGCGGCTGACATTCTAAAGAAGCGAGAACCATGA
- a CDS encoding asparagine synthase-related protein, which translates to MRIREASRTLGGDQGRHRELSRQGARLVALWGDGRISLRGSASGFDRVFYSRTSEYVLVSNRADRIADYIGAELDPTGVAIHLIEPVGHPFDLYPLWVDINPVEPGLMLCVGSDLVPKVLPWWSPPEPAVPLTEAAEEVRHAIEQAVLDAGSGNEVVFSDLSGGLDSTSITAISLQLFPASRVIAVTSGDRGRNEDQVWAKLAAGDLTLYRHLLLDGGDLPLVYSGSLGSGAETDHPSPALATQATIQALAEIGSGHGANVHLTGHGGDHLFYGMPTLLRDYLQKNPINAIRKISTYRHMLGWPGAEVLKQLTSRETFATWLRHSTKLPNIPLDRLPILTWGPPISLPMWLSTHGKDLIEGFIVQASTSAQPLAQRHGEHAERDTIRQGAQLARAIAQISEHYGLRIQAPFFDDRVLDAVLSVSIKDRVDPWAYKPLLKEAMKGVLPAAVADRNSKDEGSLDLELGFQENKAHIKELFAHSELANMGLIDRDRLTQVLEMGSHPSLSDSGITTTLCTEVWLRGRKRKNGSR; encoded by the coding sequence GTGAGGATTCGTGAGGCCAGTCGTACGCTTGGCGGCGATCAAGGCAGGCATCGAGAACTTTCACGCCAGGGCGCCCGCCTGGTCGCACTCTGGGGTGACGGAAGGATCTCACTCCGCGGCTCCGCTTCGGGATTCGACAGGGTCTTCTACTCCCGCACCTCTGAGTATGTTCTCGTTAGCAATCGAGCTGACCGAATCGCCGACTATATCGGCGCCGAGCTTGATCCGACTGGGGTGGCCATCCATCTCATAGAACCAGTCGGCCACCCCTTCGACCTGTATCCATTATGGGTTGACATTAACCCTGTTGAGCCCGGCCTGATGCTCTGCGTCGGGTCCGATCTTGTCCCGAAAGTCCTCCCATGGTGGTCGCCACCTGAGCCGGCGGTACCTCTCACTGAAGCCGCGGAAGAAGTTCGACATGCCATTGAGCAGGCAGTCCTCGACGCTGGGTCCGGTAACGAGGTGGTCTTCAGTGATCTATCGGGCGGCCTGGATTCCACGAGCATCACGGCGATAAGTCTTCAACTCTTTCCTGCCAGCCGGGTTATCGCCGTAACATCGGGCGACAGAGGCCGAAATGAAGATCAAGTATGGGCGAAACTGGCGGCTGGCGACCTCACCCTCTACCGTCATTTGTTGCTCGACGGTGGCGACCTACCCTTGGTCTACTCCGGCTCCCTTGGAAGCGGGGCCGAGACTGATCATCCAAGCCCAGCTCTAGCCACTCAAGCAACGATCCAAGCACTGGCGGAAATAGGCAGTGGGCATGGCGCAAACGTACACCTGACCGGGCACGGTGGAGATCATCTGTTCTATGGGATGCCCACCCTGCTCCGAGACTATCTTCAGAAGAATCCAATCAACGCGATTCGGAAAATTAGCACCTATCGTCACATGCTCGGATGGCCCGGGGCAGAGGTTCTGAAGCAGTTGACGTCGAGAGAAACTTTCGCGACTTGGCTACGCCATAGCACTAAGCTTCCTAACATCCCTCTCGACCGGCTACCGATTCTCACTTGGGGTCCGCCCATAAGCCTTCCTATGTGGCTATCTACTCACGGTAAAGATCTGATCGAGGGCTTTATCGTACAAGCTTCAACCAGCGCCCAGCCTCTAGCGCAACGTCATGGCGAGCACGCCGAGCGGGATACCATCCGCCAAGGTGCGCAACTCGCTCGAGCCATCGCTCAAATTTCAGAGCATTATGGCTTGAGGATTCAGGCCCCGTTCTTCGATGATCGCGTTCTTGATGCCGTCTTGAGCGTCTCGATAAAGGACCGTGTCGACCCGTGGGCGTACAAGCCCTTGCTCAAGGAAGCGATGAAGGGCGTCCTTCCGGCTGCAGTGGCGGACAGAAATTCCAAAGACGAAGGTTCGTTGGACCTTGAGCTTGGCTTTCAGGAGAACAAGGCGCACATCAAGGAATTATTCGCACACTCCGAACTCGCCAACATGGGATTGATAGACAGAGACCGTCTCACACAGGTACTGGAGATGGGAAGCCACCCGAGCCTCTCCGACAGCGGCATTACGACCACCCTATGCACAGAGGTATGGCTCCGCGGGCGCAAGCGAAAGAACGGCTCACGATGA
- a CDS encoding lasso RiPP family leader peptide-containing protein, giving the protein MKAYETPMLVERGTFSSLTAGLGRLFADRVIPVGRLIP; this is encoded by the coding sequence ATGAAGGCATACGAGACGCCGATGCTCGTCGAGCGCGGCACGTTCAGCAGCCTCACGGCAGGACTCGGTCGGCTGTTCGCGGACCGCGTGATCCCGGTCGGACGACTGATCCCGTAA
- a CDS encoding ScbR family autoregulator-binding transcription factor produces MAEQAQPPLETSRSPDLRWPLISPMQADERFGMPRGRGAPPKQQRAIETRDALLKGAATVFSRVSYAEARLRDISEESGISEGALYFHYGTKNEIACAVLSAQQERMTAVLTEVLADTENALRKLSRLAHGLGQLIADDVVVQAGIRLAGQPNAEVAATAHEPYFEWVRIACALIKEGIADGSIRKDVDVDGAAEFINSLFVGSQMLSGFADSWKSLPRRLKALESFWIEVLEAPEGRG; encoded by the coding sequence ATGGCCGAGCAGGCGCAACCACCACTAGAAACAAGCCGCTCACCCGATTTAAGATGGCCTCTGATCAGCCCGATGCAGGCGGACGAGAGGTTTGGCATGCCGCGTGGCAGGGGAGCTCCACCCAAGCAGCAGCGAGCGATTGAGACGCGAGACGCACTCCTGAAGGGTGCGGCGACAGTGTTCTCGCGGGTGTCCTATGCAGAAGCACGACTCCGGGACATATCCGAGGAGTCAGGGATCAGCGAAGGCGCCCTGTACTTCCATTACGGAACCAAGAATGAGATTGCGTGTGCTGTGCTGTCGGCGCAACAGGAGCGGATGACTGCGGTTCTCACCGAGGTGCTCGCTGATACAGAGAACGCGCTTCGCAAACTCAGCCGGCTCGCTCACGGTCTCGGGCAATTGATCGCTGACGACGTCGTAGTGCAGGCCGGAATTCGGCTCGCCGGCCAACCGAATGCCGAGGTCGCGGCCACGGCTCACGAGCCCTATTTTGAGTGGGTAAGAATCGCATGCGCCCTGATTAAGGAAGGAATCGCAGACGGCTCCATCAGGAAAGATGTTGATGTCGATGGCGCTGCCGAGTTCATCAATTCACTTTTTGTGGGGTCGCAGATGCTGTCTGGGTTTGCAGACTCCTGGAAATCGTTGCCGCGACGGCTAAAGGCCCTTGAGTCATTTTGGATTGAGGTGCTCGAAGCGCCGGAGGGTCGGGGTTGA
- a CDS encoding SDR family NAD(P)-dependent oxidoreductase has product MATNRVVVVTGATGGIGSAICKSLSRDGYAIIAHYRSNYGKAKALSDLIEQRGGLCFPVAADFSRADGIDRVVTAVTDLLHRNPKYRLWTLVNNAARLLGPSFSAATPEQFDQYFAINVKAPLFLSQRLTEKMATGGSVVNISSASAHFSSPGDIVYAMSKASLESLTMNMAEAIAARGLRVNTVVPGFTDNGHEAFRSHELRQYMSSFAVLGDVAAPERVADAVSFLISDRASRTTGAILDVSGGSALGARGSRAASIGTLLGDHES; this is encoded by the coding sequence GTGGCCACAAACCGCGTCGTCGTCGTCACTGGAGCAACTGGCGGTATCGGTTCCGCCATATGTAAGTCATTGAGCAGGGACGGATACGCGATCATTGCGCATTATCGTTCCAACTACGGTAAGGCGAAAGCACTCTCCGACTTGATCGAACAGCGGGGCGGCTTATGCTTCCCGGTCGCCGCCGATTTTTCGCGCGCGGACGGAATCGACCGTGTCGTAACCGCAGTCACCGACTTACTCCATCGCAATCCTAAGTATCGACTCTGGACGCTAGTGAACAATGCGGCAAGACTTCTTGGCCCCTCGTTTAGTGCTGCAACACCGGAGCAGTTCGACCAGTATTTCGCAATCAATGTGAAGGCGCCTCTCTTTCTTTCTCAACGCCTAACCGAGAAGATGGCCACTGGAGGAAGCGTCGTGAACATCTCATCCGCGAGCGCACACTTCTCAAGCCCCGGAGACATCGTGTATGCCATGAGTAAGGCTAGCCTTGAGTCACTCACGATGAACATGGCTGAGGCGATCGCAGCCCGAGGTCTACGCGTCAACACTGTTGTGCCAGGGTTCACCGACAACGGGCACGAGGCCTTTCGCAGTCACGAACTCCGCCAGTACATGTCCAGTTTCGCGGTCCTCGGCGATGTTGCAGCTCCCGAAAGGGTCGCCGACGCTGTAAGTTTTCTCATCTCCGACCGGGCGAGTCGGACTACGGGGGCCATCCTCGATGTGAGCGGTGGTAGTGCCTTAGGTGCTCGTGGAAGCCGCGCGGCGTCAATCGGGACGCTGTTAGGCGACCACGAGAGTTGA
- a CDS encoding SemiSWEET family sugar transporter, producing the protein MVLSDVLGLAAAAWGVVMAIAPALQIHRMLRTRSADDVSLGYFALLIPGFLLWVLYGLSRHDWPLVIPNTVATAVALVTIAVAGRLKRNSARSAEARRSGRRT; encoded by the coding sequence ATGGTGCTCAGTGATGTTCTTGGTCTTGCGGCGGCGGCATGGGGAGTCGTGATGGCCATCGCCCCGGCCTTGCAGATTCACCGGATGCTGCGGACCCGATCCGCCGACGACGTATCACTCGGATACTTCGCCCTGCTCATCCCCGGCTTCCTGCTCTGGGTGCTCTACGGACTGTCCCGACACGACTGGCCCCTCGTCATCCCGAACACCGTCGCCACAGCCGTGGCGCTCGTGACCATCGCCGTCGCCGGGCGACTCAAGCGCAACAGCGCGCGAAGTGCTGAGGCCCGACGAAGCGGCAGGAGAACCTAG
- a CDS encoding ComEC/Rec2 family competence protein — protein MDETLVLQVDLHDMAKADDEANPEVAVVDKLVEALPVVEGKPYLAVFALTHADKDHCLGFADLLSKVRIGELWSTPRLWHEYYDPDTEDPCEDAVAFREESERRIEATEAALTAGEEPTSGDRVLVIGYDDEHGKHPYDELPEQYKSGPGKSVTVLDGHECEGRFEAFFHAPFREDSAAPRNETSLAMQVTLTDDSGIDGKVLLFGDLAHDTIMKIFDYSEYHNREQYLEWDLLLAPHHCSKKVMYKPDDEGKDVLQMDVLNAFERNARDGAVIVSSSALFPAKDVAGANPPHRKAADRYSEIADEVICTMSWVDETAPSAVVFGVDVTGAGVVQDTVVELAASESTKSAALTGAGARLAAVTAAAVNVAKSLPAGGVEAASGPERVQQAVSTDRGGDKAPDAPVGFGR, from the coding sequence GTGGACGAGACCCTCGTGTTGCAGGTGGACCTGCATGACATGGCGAAGGCTGATGACGAGGCGAACCCCGAGGTCGCGGTGGTCGACAAGCTCGTTGAGGCTTTGCCTGTGGTCGAAGGCAAGCCGTATCTTGCGGTCTTCGCGTTGACCCACGCGGACAAGGATCACTGCCTCGGATTCGCAGACCTGCTGTCGAAGGTCCGTATCGGCGAGCTGTGGTCCACGCCCAGGCTCTGGCACGAGTACTACGACCCGGACACTGAGGACCCGTGCGAGGATGCAGTCGCGTTCCGTGAGGAGTCCGAACGTCGCATCGAAGCCACGGAGGCGGCGCTCACGGCGGGCGAGGAGCCCACCAGCGGTGATCGGGTGCTCGTCATCGGCTACGACGACGAGCACGGCAAGCATCCCTACGATGAACTGCCCGAGCAGTACAAGTCCGGTCCCGGCAAGTCCGTGACCGTCCTCGATGGGCACGAGTGCGAGGGCCGGTTCGAGGCTTTCTTCCACGCGCCGTTCAGAGAGGACAGCGCTGCGCCGCGCAACGAGACCTCTCTGGCCATGCAGGTGACGCTCACTGACGACTCGGGGATCGACGGGAAGGTACTCCTGTTCGGCGACCTGGCCCACGACACGATTATGAAGATCTTCGATTACAGCGAGTACCACAACCGAGAGCAGTACCTGGAGTGGGATCTGCTTCTTGCTCCTCATCATTGCTCGAAGAAGGTCATGTACAAGCCCGACGACGAGGGCAAGGACGTGTTGCAGATGGACGTGCTCAACGCGTTCGAACGCAACGCGCGCGATGGAGCCGTGATCGTCAGCAGCAGTGCCCTCTTCCCGGCCAAGGATGTCGCAGGAGCTAACCCGCCGCACCGGAAAGCCGCCGATCGCTACAGCGAGATCGCCGATGAAGTGATCTGCACAATGTCGTGGGTCGATGAAACAGCGCCCTCGGCGGTCGTGTTCGGCGTGGATGTGACCGGGGCAGGAGTTGTCCAAGACACCGTCGTGGAGTTGGCGGCCAGTGAATCCACCAAGAGCGCTGCACTCACGGGTGCAGGCGCTCGACTCGCGGCGGTGACGGCAGCAGCGGTCAACGTGGCGAAGTCGCTCCCCGCGGGGGGTGTCGAGGCCGCCAGTGGACCGGAACGAGTGCAGCAGGCAGTGAGCACGGACCGCGGTGGGGACAAGGCTCCCGACGCGCCGGTGGGCTTCGGACGTTGA